In the Leptospira limi genome, one interval contains:
- a CDS encoding DUF4442 domain-containing protein: MSWKKRFKIWLYNFYPPYLGAGIRIKKIAKDLTSFEVEMKLSFYNQNYVGVHFGGSLYSMCDPFFMLILLETLGSDYIVWDKIGSMTFIKPGKGKVKARFLIPDEEIQRIKSEIEVKRKGEFHFTTNILDESNSVVATLDKTIYIRKRGKLPIQNV; encoded by the coding sequence ATCTCTTGGAAAAAAAGATTTAAAATTTGGTTATATAATTTTTACCCACCTTACCTTGGTGCAGGAATACGGATTAAAAAAATAGCAAAGGATTTAACTTCATTCGAAGTGGAAATGAAGTTAAGTTTTTACAATCAAAATTACGTTGGTGTACATTTTGGTGGTTCTTTGTACTCAATGTGCGATCCTTTTTTTATGTTAATTTTATTAGAAACACTAGGTTCTGATTATATTGTTTGGGATAAAATTGGATCAATGACCTTTATCAAACCAGGTAAGGGAAAGGTAAAAGCCAGATTTTTGATTCCAGATGAGGAAATCCAAAGGATCAAATCTGAAATTGAGGTTAAACGAAAAGGAGAATTTCATTTTACCACAAATATATTGGATGAATCGAATAGTGTAGTTGCTACACTAGATAAAACTATCTACATTCGGAAACGAGGAAAACTTCCGATTCAAAATGTTTAG
- a CDS encoding SLC13 family permease, whose amino-acid sequence MIRAGLLFSTLSIFPAIFGLYQSWLGLTPAQEINLAIALVVSFLWVTELIPLYVTGFLVLFLELVWLIPGWGPGAPKTITFLSCYFSETILLFLGGFVISSAISFYGLDVSIAKFVIKNTKGSAFLLVLSLGFATAFLSCWMNNTATAAMMLGLVSSMMKSLDETSPLRKSILFMVPFSANLGGIGTPVGTLPNVIGIAYLQEKGFHIGFLDWMAFAFPVFILSVLALAGILYIVYLKKEKSIQSIRLIQVREENTSVSSQRKLISIMIILITILGWISSDWHGISNGTVALFPVIVFFGFSLLDLKEFRNLSWDVLILMGGGIALGKAFEETGLAKHFVTLLMLGESSQLGLFLFFSILSLFLSCFLSNTSVANLILPITMGLPTDLILPAAIGATIGASLAMPLPVSTPPNALAFSYGGIRSLEMVKIGGSISIVAWVFFTVVGGILLHQLHIVDFSRF is encoded by the coding sequence ATGATTCGAGCAGGCCTTCTATTTTCGACTCTTTCCATTTTTCCAGCCATCTTTGGCTTATACCAATCGTGGCTCGGACTCACCCCCGCCCAAGAAATTAATTTAGCAATTGCATTGGTTGTTTCCTTCCTTTGGGTCACAGAACTCATTCCACTATATGTCACAGGATTTTTGGTTCTTTTTTTAGAGTTGGTCTGGTTGATTCCGGGTTGGGGTCCAGGTGCTCCAAAAACGATTACTTTTTTATCTTGTTATTTTTCGGAGACCATCTTACTCTTCTTAGGTGGGTTTGTGATCTCCAGTGCGATCAGTTTTTATGGTCTTGATGTGAGCATTGCTAAATTTGTGATCAAAAATACGAAAGGTTCAGCATTTTTATTAGTTTTATCATTAGGTTTTGCCACTGCTTTTTTGTCCTGCTGGATGAATAATACTGCAACTGCCGCCATGATGTTAGGACTAGTCTCTTCCATGATGAAATCCTTGGATGAGACTAGCCCTTTACGAAAATCAATTTTGTTTATGGTTCCTTTTTCCGCAAATTTAGGTGGGATTGGAACACCAGTTGGAACCCTTCCCAATGTGATTGGCATTGCCTATTTACAAGAAAAAGGGTTTCACATTGGATTTTTAGATTGGATGGCGTTTGCATTTCCAGTCTTCATCCTTTCCGTTTTGGCTCTTGCTGGAATTTTGTACATTGTGTACTTAAAAAAAGAAAAATCCATCCAATCAATTCGATTGATCCAAGTGCGAGAAGAGAACACTTCTGTTTCTTCCCAGAGAAAACTGATCTCGATTATGATCATTCTCATCACAATTCTCGGATGGATAAGTTCTGATTGGCATGGAATTTCGAATGGAACTGTCGCATTATTTCCAGTGATTGTTTTTTTTGGATTTTCTCTTTTGGATCTAAAGGAATTTCGAAATTTATCCTGGGATGTTTTAATCCTTATGGGAGGTGGAATTGCCCTAGGAAAAGCATTTGAAGAAACAGGACTTGCCAAACATTTCGTAACCTTGTTAATGTTAGGTGAATCAAGTCAGTTAGGATTGTTTTTATTTTTTTCAATTTTGTCTTTATTTCTCTCTTGTTTTCTTAGTAACACAAGTGTTGCGAATTTGATCTTACCCATTACCATGGGACTTCCTACGGATCTCATTTTACCGGCTGCCATAGGCGCAACCATAGGTGCCTCTCTCGCAATGCCATTGCCTGTTTCAACTCCTCCTAATGCATTGGCTTTCAGTTATGGTGGCATTCGGAGTTTAGAAATGGTAAAAATAGGTGGGTCCATTTCCATCGTGGCATGGGTCTTTTTTACCGTAGTGGGAGGAATCCTTTTGCACCAATTGCACATTGTGGATTTTTCTAGGTTTTAA
- a CDS encoding AEC family transporter — MENFLLLGICFGLGLLFRRLPQFPENTPKVLNGFILFISLPSLVLYHVHELKINVSAIMPTSMPWLVFGFALVFFLILYKLKIMSFPTTVCLVLTAGLGNTSFVGFPLLETYLGKESLGYGILADQLGTFMVLSFPGIILASIAMDGKWDIITLVKRVLGFAPIYALVFAIVTRQIVYPDSLKIVLLRLGDTLTPLALVSVGFMLDLRTIAGHGKYLLLGLGFKLVFAPILVYYVYRPIQNDQLLFQTILLESAMAPMVTSTVITIEKNISPHLASLMLGIGIPLSFLTTYCLNFLIKGNFI; from the coding sequence ATGGAAAATTTTTTATTATTAGGAATTTGTTTTGGTCTAGGATTACTCTTTCGTAGACTACCGCAGTTTCCCGAAAACACTCCCAAAGTTTTAAATGGATTTATCCTATTCATTTCTTTACCTTCATTGGTTTTATACCATGTCCATGAATTAAAAATCAACGTTTCTGCAATTATGCCAACCTCAATGCCATGGTTGGTATTTGGATTTGCATTGGTGTTTTTTTTGATTTTGTACAAACTTAAAATCATGTCATTTCCAACAACTGTCTGTTTGGTATTAACAGCAGGACTTGGAAATACTTCCTTTGTTGGATTTCCATTATTAGAAACTTATCTTGGTAAGGAATCGTTAGGGTATGGAATACTTGCGGACCAACTTGGTACTTTTATGGTATTAAGTTTTCCTGGGATCATACTTGCCTCCATTGCAATGGATGGTAAATGGGATATCATAACTTTGGTCAAACGAGTCCTTGGATTTGCTCCTATTTATGCTTTGGTTTTTGCCATAGTAACTAGGCAAATCGTATATCCAGATTCTTTAAAAATTGTATTACTACGTCTAGGTGATACCTTGACACCTCTTGCTTTGGTCTCAGTTGGATTTATGTTAGATCTGAGAACAATTGCGGGCCATGGGAAGTATTTACTGTTAGGATTAGGATTTAAATTGGTATTTGCTCCTATTCTTGTTTATTACGTGTATAGACCAATCCAAAACGATCAATTGTTATTCCAAACCATACTTTTGGAATCAGCCATGGCACCTATGGTCACTTCAACTGTTATTACCATTGAAAAAAACATTTCACCACATTTAGCGAGTCTTATGTTAGGAATTGGAATTCCACTGTCTTTTCTAACGACATATTGTTTGAATTTTTTAATTAAAGGAAACTTCATTTGA
- a CDS encoding 1-acyl-sn-glycerol-3-phosphate acyltransferase — protein sequence MQITYNDLKQAVLGSGPMGIIIASILAEKYDSITLWIPDKEFVELLKKRRQTEIMGKTIELPDHIDIVSSLDAFGRDDWAFHIAVPSRSFLDSVHSLIEVLEPFNNYVFSFLTKGILDSKNRKKTGFITYSQYLQNYLSERNFNNASVAVVNGPSLLGEILEEKFSFFNIGSSDKFTAEYLAEVYTSHFINTSVTDDVIGMEIVGVAKNPMAIASGIVSLLPRYGSNLLGEILSVGFQEVRDLAMRYGARPDTVMGRSGLADFITTATSNKSRNRGFGQKIVGELLSGGEKLSIKDRIEIFFAPRSFIERESTKWHDNVEGTYALSILIELANEIRLPFTLHRTLFDVLTRKQPPGSLIDLICGKKTEAKNIPLVVQKKVGLNLTSGIDFHNLLVDRILKQISNVPGTISRVKKQSSAVIESTQKRLTKAKRKKQKLEEVKFESEIEIWQRFQNCQKDEELTSIKELVRFYVNEIADNYSPTVRESVLRFVAPIRLFSGGFLKGSMIPHIGGKTEVVKALSSKYNLLYAPTHRSHLDSVEVAYSLFHLGLPVPRYAAGINLMSNPFWEWMLKSLGAYAVDRERTRNSLYLECLTLYSQVMLEQGIPSLVYPEGTRSRTGAIVPVKTGLLTTAVNAFRSSGTEIVIVPISVSYETVPEDNQFCNIPEELGMAGFLAKRSNVYVEFCDPIPISEYAHTEDPTIELSYRITKGWKQYHKILPNQIVAKIIVENDYSVEVSQSTMLIEDFISRHEGNYLIRDPEEIWEKGKKILEKRKMIEEANRMVHSKNDALLLYYASMIPEDEDKKY from the coding sequence ATGCAAATAACCTATAACGACTTAAAACAAGCAGTTTTGGGTAGTGGCCCAATGGGTATCATTATCGCTTCCATACTGGCTGAAAAGTATGATTCAATTACTTTATGGATTCCTGACAAAGAATTTGTGGAACTCCTCAAGAAACGCCGCCAAACAGAAATTATGGGAAAGACAATTGAACTTCCCGATCACATTGACATCGTGTCAAGTTTAGATGCATTTGGGCGAGATGATTGGGCATTTCATATAGCTGTTCCTTCCCGATCATTTTTGGACAGTGTCCACAGTCTCATTGAAGTATTGGAACCATTTAATAATTATGTATTTTCCTTTTTGACCAAAGGAATTTTAGATTCTAAAAATCGTAAAAAAACAGGATTCATCACATACTCTCAATATTTACAAAACTACTTAAGTGAAAGGAATTTTAATAACGCTTCAGTGGCCGTTGTTAACGGACCTTCTCTTTTGGGCGAAATCTTAGAAGAAAAATTCAGTTTTTTTAATATTGGATCATCTGATAAATTCACAGCTGAGTATTTAGCTGAAGTTTATACATCCCATTTCATTAACACTTCAGTTACTGACGATGTGATTGGTATGGAAATTGTGGGAGTGGCAAAAAATCCAATGGCGATTGCCAGTGGGATTGTATCCTTACTGCCTCGTTATGGATCCAACTTACTTGGCGAAATTCTCTCAGTGGGTTTCCAAGAAGTAAGAGACCTTGCTATGCGTTATGGTGCAAGACCTGACACTGTAATGGGTAGGTCTGGACTCGCAGATTTTATTACAACTGCAACAAGTAACAAAAGTCGAAACCGAGGGTTTGGTCAAAAGATTGTCGGCGAACTTTTATCAGGTGGAGAAAAATTAAGTATCAAAGATCGAATTGAAATCTTTTTTGCTCCTCGTTCCTTCATTGAAAGAGAATCCACCAAATGGCATGATAACGTAGAAGGAACCTATGCACTCAGCATTCTCATCGAACTTGCCAATGAAATTCGCCTTCCCTTTACCCTTCATCGAACTTTATTCGATGTATTAACCCGTAAACAACCACCTGGTTCACTTATCGATTTAATCTGCGGCAAAAAAACAGAAGCAAAGAACATTCCACTTGTTGTTCAAAAAAAAGTTGGGCTCAATCTTACCTCTGGAATTGATTTTCATAATCTATTAGTAGATCGAATCCTAAAACAAATCAGCAATGTTCCAGGTACCATTAGCAGAGTGAAAAAACAATCTTCTGCTGTGATTGAATCCACTCAAAAACGACTTACAAAAGCGAAACGTAAAAAACAAAAACTAGAAGAAGTTAAGTTTGAATCAGAAATCGAAATTTGGCAACGATTCCAAAATTGCCAAAAAGATGAAGAACTCACTTCCATCAAAGAGTTGGTTCGTTTTTATGTAAATGAAATCGCCGATAATTATAGCCCGACAGTACGTGAGTCTGTTTTACGATTTGTTGCACCGATTCGATTGTTTTCTGGTGGTTTTCTCAAAGGTTCCATGATCCCACATATCGGTGGTAAAACGGAAGTTGTAAAAGCTCTCTCTTCCAAGTACAATTTGTTATATGCACCGACTCACAGATCACATTTAGATTCGGTTGAAGTTGCCTATTCACTATTTCATTTAGGATTACCTGTTCCTCGTTATGCGGCAGGCATCAATTTAATGTCCAATCCATTCTGGGAATGGATGTTAAAATCGTTGGGAGCTTATGCAGTGGATCGCGAACGAACTAGGAATAGTTTGTATCTTGAATGTTTGACACTATATTCACAAGTGATGCTTGAACAAGGAATTCCATCTTTAGTGTATCCTGAAGGAACTAGATCAAGAACAGGTGCAATTGTACCAGTAAAAACTGGTCTCCTAACTACAGCAGTAAATGCATTCCGAAGTTCCGGAACAGAGATTGTGATTGTACCGATCTCTGTCTCATATGAAACAGTTCCTGAAGATAACCAGTTTTGCAATATACCAGAAGAACTTGGGATGGCAGGATTTTTAGCAAAACGATCCAATGTTTACGTTGAATTTTGTGATCCGATTCCGATTTCGGAATATGCTCATACAGAAGATCCGACCATTGAATTGAGTTATCGCATCACAAAAGGTTGGAAACAATACCATAAGATTTTACCAAATCAAATCGTTGCAAAGATCATAGTGGAGAATGATTATTCAGTAGAAGTTTCTCAGAGTACAATGTTAATTGAAGACTTTATTTCAAGACATGAAGGTAATTATTTGATCCGAGATCCTGAAGAAATTTGGGAGAAAGGTAAAAAGATTTTAGAAAAACGTAAAATGATAGAAGAGGCAAACCGAATGGTTCATTCTAAAAATGACGCTCTTCTACTGTATTACGCTAGTATGATTCCTGAAGATGAAGACAAAAAATACTAA
- a CDS encoding CAP domain-containing protein, with product MKLHTNNNQTPLQKGRKTSLIGISFLALIVFTLCKTPEVKKAPVVVVEEPKKVEQVVEKQDPNLAFLESIEDGRELPDSDKWKVEQYDSFNEDTFPSYGPANSTIDFAKVDYPLLNAAIFYVTSKERKQLGLRPFKYSERCEQAAFGHAQDMVTYDFYSHTSTVNGKETLKDRLDLVGVSETYSAENIINAFGIQYQSGRPVFTPAQNGGQFFSYTKAGTPIPNHTYLSLAKAVVEVWFNSPGHRKNILNPEFNYMGAGAYFYKDKKFFDVDKVKAVQVFTGKP from the coding sequence ATGAAATTACACACAAACAATAACCAAACACCACTACAAAAAGGAAGAAAAACTTCCCTTATTGGAATAAGTTTTTTAGCTCTCATTGTATTCACTTTGTGCAAAACTCCAGAAGTCAAAAAGGCTCCTGTTGTCGTGGTGGAAGAACCTAAAAAGGTAGAACAAGTTGTTGAAAAACAAGATCCTAACTTAGCATTTTTAGAAAGTATCGAAGATGGAAGGGAACTTCCCGATTCCGACAAATGGAAAGTAGAACAGTATGATTCTTTTAATGAGGATACATTTCCATCCTATGGCCCTGCAAATTCGACAATTGATTTTGCAAAAGTAGACTATCCTTTGTTAAACGCTGCTATCTTTTATGTAACATCTAAAGAAAGAAAACAATTGGGCTTGCGACCATTTAAATATTCAGAACGATGTGAACAAGCTGCCTTTGGACATGCACAAGACATGGTGACTTATGATTTTTATTCCCATACAAGCACGGTAAATGGAAAAGAAACACTAAAGGATCGATTGGATTTGGTAGGTGTTTCAGAAACTTATTCCGCTGAAAATATTATCAATGCTTTTGGAATCCAATACCAAAGTGGGCGACCGGTTTTCACACCCGCACAAAATGGTGGTCAATTCTTCAGCTACACAAAGGCAGGAACACCTATTCCAAACCATACCTATTTAAGTTTAGCAAAAGCTGTGGTGGAAGTATGGTTCAATTCTCCAGGGCATAGAAAGAACATCCTCAATCCAGAGTTTAATTATATGGGAGCAGGGGCTTATTTTTATAAGGATAAAAAATTCTTTGATGTAGACAAAGTCAAAGCAGTACAGGTTTTCACAGGAAAACCGTAA
- a CDS encoding DMT family transporter produces MNIKFLLLLILAMVSWGFSWPIAKIIAGSVPVHVLVFWRFLATFLSVIPILFVMRLPIRLKSGKDYWNVFIGGIIYTLYNQFFFLGLKNGLPGAGGVLVTTLNPIVTFFIVFLVQKKSISKRQVLGLFFGFIGGLVILQVWKISIDYLLLSGNLFFLLCSFVWATLSLNSQKTGKSMSPITYSFYVYAVGSIIELLFCWNDPNFWKVWDFGYNFWLAIFYLTVISTTFGTTVYFYAATRLGSEIASSFIFIVPLSAYLSSYFILDEVVQIPVIIGGALAMLAVYLINSKHKKKESIIS; encoded by the coding sequence TTGAACATTAAATTTTTATTACTTCTGATCCTTGCGATGGTTTCTTGGGGATTCTCATGGCCCATTGCTAAAATAATTGCTGGTTCTGTGCCCGTACATGTATTAGTGTTTTGGAGGTTCCTTGCTACCTTTTTATCAGTCATCCCAATTTTGTTTGTTATGCGATTACCAATCCGATTAAAATCAGGAAAAGATTATTGGAATGTATTTATCGGTGGTATTATTTACACATTGTACAATCAATTTTTCTTTTTGGGTTTAAAGAATGGATTACCAGGTGCAGGTGGTGTACTTGTTACAACTTTAAATCCTATTGTAACGTTTTTTATAGTATTTTTAGTTCAAAAAAAATCTATCAGTAAACGCCAAGTTTTAGGACTATTTTTTGGTTTTATTGGTGGATTGGTAATTCTTCAGGTTTGGAAAATAAGTATCGATTATCTTTTGTTATCTGGTAACTTATTCTTTTTGTTATGTTCCTTTGTTTGGGCAACACTTTCACTCAATAGTCAAAAAACAGGGAAATCAATGTCTCCGATTACTTATAGTTTTTATGTCTATGCAGTTGGATCCATTATAGAACTTTTATTCTGTTGGAATGACCCTAACTTTTGGAAGGTTTGGGATTTTGGTTATAACTTTTGGTTAGCAATTTTTTATCTGACAGTGATCTCAACTACCTTTGGAACAACTGTTTATTTTTATGCAGCAACAAGGCTTGGATCCGAAATTGCGAGTAGTTTTATATTTATCGTTCCTCTGTCTGCTTATTTGAGTAGTTATTTCATTTTAGATGAAGTGGTACAAATCCCAGTTATCATTGGTGGTGCATTGGCAATGTTAGCCGTTTATCTTATCAACTCAAAACACAAAAAGAAGGAATCAATTATTTCATGA
- a CDS encoding YceI family protein — translation MKKLIITLIILWSGFQLHAFEVSKKKIEFLVEHTTKNVTGVCTEIQMGNPNLQISNGKYNLKSPFEIKIPILKISSGDSNRDSHMQEILGYPDTPLIQVKIESILPSKTNEQIYTIKGKLTIHGNTRDFSSDANVKVLEAGEFQVDGVVVVKFSEFDLENPSLLFMKAKDEIQVKYLFQFK, via the coding sequence ATGAAAAAGTTAATCATAACACTCATCATTTTATGGTCTGGATTCCAATTACATGCATTTGAAGTTTCAAAAAAAAAGATTGAGTTTTTAGTCGAACATACAACTAAAAATGTAACAGGTGTTTGCACTGAAATACAAATGGGCAATCCCAACCTACAAATTTCAAATGGAAAATACAATCTTAAGAGTCCGTTTGAAATCAAAATTCCAATTTTAAAAATTTCATCTGGTGATTCCAATCGTGATTCCCATATGCAAGAAATTTTGGGTTATCCCGATACACCTCTCATCCAAGTTAAAATAGAATCGATTTTACCTTCGAAAACAAACGAACAAATCTATACCATCAAAGGTAAATTGACGATCCATGGAAATACTAGGGATTTTTCATCTGATGCGAATGTAAAAGTTTTGGAAGCAGGTGAGTTCCAAGTGGATGGTGTTGTCGTCGTAAAATTTTCTGAATTTGATTTGGAAAATCCATCGTTACTCTTTATGAAAGCAAAAGATGAAATTCAGGTGAAGTATCTTTTCCAATTCAAATAA
- a CDS encoding molecular chaperone DnaJ, which translates to MVQKTETKKSKQILHDVIFELQNVSEAMQWFLSYDRLSELLEIRKEECLRKVYQFKSAKPQMTLSGGFHEVDGDLLVDFLAWNLELDEVAEEFLKGGIFFSERPLYELRESYKSLIQKTIANHKLDQELLLLLTAATIDFDDAVDSYLMDKFEIDFFVRRSIHQFLEKYEIHPEFGAEEFLYEYLKSLIPTKILNFRDITREFRDRTYYELYGRFRETKKKKKKKAVQSVSTEVKDLLAFFDLEPGATIVDVKKKFKELLKKYHPDINKKGEEMTKRIILKYNRLVELIGS; encoded by the coding sequence ATGGTCCAAAAAACGGAAACAAAAAAGTCCAAACAGATTTTGCATGATGTCATTTTTGAACTGCAAAACGTTTCCGAAGCCATGCAGTGGTTTTTGTCATATGACCGACTTTCAGAACTTTTAGAAATCCGGAAGGAAGAATGCCTACGCAAAGTTTACCAGTTTAAATCGGCCAAACCGCAAATGACACTTTCTGGTGGATTCCATGAAGTTGATGGTGACTTACTAGTCGATTTTTTAGCTTGGAATTTAGAATTAGATGAAGTTGCGGAAGAATTTTTAAAGGGGGGTATTTTTTTTAGCGAACGACCGTTATATGAACTTCGAGAGTCTTATAAATCTCTCATCCAAAAAACAATCGCTAACCACAAATTGGACCAAGAACTTTTGCTTTTACTGACTGCTGCAACTATCGATTTTGATGATGCAGTGGATTCTTATTTGATGGATAAGTTTGAAATTGATTTTTTTGTTCGTAGGTCCATCCATCAATTTTTAGAAAAATATGAAATCCATCCAGAATTTGGTGCCGAAGAATTTTTGTATGAATATTTAAAAAGCCTGATCCCTACAAAAATTCTGAACTTTCGTGACATCACTCGAGAATTCCGAGATCGCACCTATTATGAATTATATGGTAGATTTAGAGAAACCAAAAAGAAAAAGAAGAAAAAAGCCGTTCAATCTGTATCTACAGAAGTAAAGGATTTACTCGCATTTTTTGATTTAGAACCTGGTGCAACAATTGTTGATGTAAAAAAGAAATTCAAAGAATTATTAAAAAAATACCATCCAGATATCAACAAAAAGGGAGAAGAGATGACCAAACGAATTATATTAAAATACAATCGTTTGGTAGAGTTAATTGGTAGCTAA